In Deinococcus fonticola, a genomic segment contains:
- the purE gene encoding 5-(carboxyamino)imidazole ribonucleotide mutase → MTVEVNAPRVGVVMGSRSDFETMQGALELLQQLDIPYEVRVLSAHRTPHLLATYAQRAERLNLSCIIAGAGGAAHLPGMLAAFTRVPVLGVPVQSKALSGVDSLHSIVQMPAGVPVATFAIGQAGAKNAALFAAALLATTDAKIREKLDAFREKQTQAVLDDPFFEGHPQAGGM, encoded by the coding sequence ATGACCGTGGAAGTGAACGCGCCCCGTGTGGGTGTAGTGATGGGCAGCCGCAGTGATTTCGAGACGATGCAGGGCGCACTGGAGCTTTTGCAGCAACTGGATATTCCTTATGAGGTGCGTGTTCTGTCGGCACACCGCACGCCGCACCTGCTGGCGACTTATGCCCAGCGGGCCGAACGCCTGAACCTGAGTTGCATCATTGCCGGGGCGGGCGGCGCGGCCCACCTGCCGGGAATGCTGGCAGCGTTCACGCGGGTGCCCGTGCTGGGGGTTCCGGTTCAGAGCAAGGCGCTCAGCGGTGTGGATAGCCTGCACAGCATCGTGCAGATGCCCGCCGGGGTTCCGGTGGCGACGTTTGCTATTGGGCAGGCCGGAGCGAAGAATGCTGCGCTGTTCGCTGCCGCGCTGCTGGCGACCACAGACGCGAAGATCCGCGAGAAACTCGACGCCTTCCGCGAGAAGCAGACGCAGGCCGTGCTGGATGATCCTTTCTTTGAAGGTCATCCCCAGGCGGGTGGGATGTGA
- the purK gene encoding 5-(carboxyamino)imidazole ribonucleotide synthase has product MKERTLGILGGGQLAQMLALAAIPLNVRVVVLEPDAQAPARLCAEHLAAPYTDPVGLNELAACEAVTLEFENVPVEALDALHGRVPVRPGAELLARSKHRAREKQALREAGADTAPFIVIESAPELQGALKQVGGRGILKTSELGYDGKGQARVSSDFELGQAWEALGGVPCVLEGLVNFEREVSLAVARTPDGRVAFGPLIENVHRNGILRTSIYPANVPAGTEEKAREMARAVAEHWGLEGLMTLEFFQLPSGSAGEGRLLVNEVAPRVHNSGHLTQDGGGVSQFEAQVRAVLGLPLTDWKPLHPCAMVNYVGVDGAEPEWEGIDALEGTRVHLYHKAHRHGRKLGHVNLVAPDAETLRQRLEQLEKLIP; this is encoded by the coding sequence ATGAAAGAGCGGACACTGGGCATTCTGGGGGGTGGGCAACTGGCGCAGATGTTGGCCCTCGCGGCTATTCCCCTCAACGTGCGCGTGGTGGTGCTGGAACCCGACGCGCAGGCCCCGGCGCGCCTTTGCGCAGAGCACCTGGCAGCGCCGTACACCGACCCGGTGGGACTGAATGAACTGGCCGCCTGCGAGGCCGTGACGCTGGAATTCGAGAACGTTCCGGTGGAGGCGCTGGATGCCCTGCATGGACGCGTTCCGGTGCGTCCCGGCGCGGAGTTACTGGCCCGCAGCAAGCACCGCGCCCGCGAAAAACAGGCCCTGCGTGAGGCGGGGGCCGACACAGCGCCGTTCATCGTGATCGAGTCCGCGCCGGAATTGCAGGGGGCCCTGAAGCAGGTGGGTGGGCGCGGCATCCTGAAAACTTCTGAACTGGGCTATGACGGCAAAGGACAGGCACGTGTTTCCTCCGATTTCGAGCTGGGGCAGGCCTGGGAAGCGCTGGGCGGCGTGCCGTGCGTGCTGGAAGGCTTGGTGAACTTCGAGCGCGAAGTGAGCCTGGCTGTGGCGCGTACCCCGGACGGACGGGTGGCTTTCGGGCCGCTGATCGAGAACGTTCACCGGAACGGAATTCTGCGCACGAGCATTTATCCCGCGAATGTTCCAGCCGGCACCGAAGAGAAAGCGCGGGAGATGGCACGGGCGGTGGCCGAACACTGGGGGCTGGAAGGGCTGATGACCCTGGAATTCTTCCAGTTGCCCAGTGGCTCTGCCGGAGAGGGACGGCTGCTGGTGAACGAGGTGGCACCCCGTGTACACAACAGTGGGCACCTGACACAGGACGGCGGGGGCGTCAGCCAGTTTGAAGCGCAGGTTCGCGCTGTGCTGGGCCTGCCTCTGACGGACTGGAAACCTCTTCACCCCTGCGCCATGGTCAATTATGTGGGTGTGGACGGCGCAGAGCCCGAATGGGAGGGCATCGATGCACTGGAAGGCACGCGCGTTCACCTGTACCACAAGGCGCACCGCCACGGGCGCAAACTGGGGCATGTGAATCTCGTCGCGCCGGATGCCGAGACCCTGCGGCAACGCCTGGAGCAGCTGGAGAAGCTG